CTGTTTACCCCGGTAACATCGTGCTCCCAAAACGGATGGGCAGAGGGTGCCGCCTCAAACGCATCGGCCAATTCTGTACCGAGCTCTCGCATATCCACGTCGAGTACAGGGTTATCAACGATTCGTACCCGGCGCTCAGCACCTGGGACCGCCATCGAGAAAATAGGGCCTCGTTCTTTGCCCTTGGTAGACGCAGGTCTTGGTACACCCGCTTTGTCCATCATCCACGGTGCCACGCCATTGAGCCACTGGGCACCGGCATGCCCTTTGGCTTTTCGATCAACCAGCGCTACTTCCAGGCCAGCTCGCGCCATTGAGCCTGCTGCATGAGCTCCTGCTGGTCCCGCGCCCACAACGACAACATCAAACCTGTGAACTTGAATTTGCTCAGACATACGTTTTCCTTCTTGCTAGTTGAAGAGCTATTGGATTGAAGTCCAACAGGCAAGTGGCTCAGAGCCAGCCGTCAAGAGTTCCGGTTGCAACCACGCATTTTAAAACATCCGTTGCCGTAATAATCCCGACTAATGTATCGCCGGTTAGAATCGGAATACACCGAACACCATCATTGACCATCGCTTGAGCAATATCCCGCAGCTCTGTGTCATCCGTCGCCGTAATGATTCCAGTCTGCATCAATTGGCCCACGGGACTCGTCGGGGGCAAAGGAGTTTTAGTCGGAGAATCGAGCCGGTAGCCTCGTAAAAGATCGCGGTCGGTCAAGAGGCCAACCAAGTTTCCACCCTCATCAACAACCGGAAGATGCTTGAGACCCGCATCGCGTAGAAAATCTCTCACGCTGGCAATGGTGTGAACGGAGGAAACCGATCGGATAGGAGAAGTCATTATCTGGTTAGCCAAAACCACGGGCCGGGAGGATGAACCCCGTCGACCTGCTGCATAAGCCCTTGTGGCGCGCCTCCCGGCAACATTGGCCCCTGGCCCACCGCCGCCCCCGCCGCCGTTTTCGACTCGACGTTTGTCATTGATTCCAGCAACTTTGGACGGCTCAGCCCGATTCACCCGGGCGCTCTTGCGTTCAACTTCTGATGAAAGTCTGGTAATCGGCATGGCTTTCTTCTCCTCCTACATTGTAGCACATTTGTAGTTTTTACGCTCTTTCCTGCAAGGATATCGCTCCGAACTTTGGAGTTGGGCCCAGATCCTGATACAAAATCATGTGGAAACATTCTTCGTTTTTACGCAGAGTTAACCGAGGCGGGGGCATGAAGCTTCGTATACGTTTAGTAATTTGGCTCTTATTAGCAATCACCATAACCGGTGGATTCTCTTGGCTTGTCAGCACACAGGCCACCGAGAAGATGACGAGAGCATCCCTTGAAAAACGCACAGCCATCATCGGCCAGTCGATCCAGAGTACCTACGAGGTAGGTCAACTGGTGCAGGCTCAAGATGAGACAGGGCTGCAAGGCTTGATGAAGCGCTTTGTCACGATGGATCCGCAGGTAGACTACGTGATTCTCACTGACGGCAATCAACAAGTCGTTGGCTGGGCCGTCAATGGTAACCGCGCAGTGGAACTTGGCATCTCAACACCTGACGAGCGCCAAACCATTGCATCGAACTATTTTTCTGAAGACATCGACTACTCGGCGACGATGTTGGAGCACAGCGTTTCACTTTTATTCGAAGTTCTCGACAAAGCTCAGCCAAGCCCTGAACCAGTTGTCGATGCCGAGGCAGATGCAACGGCAATTGTTCCAGAGCAAGAAGCTGCTCCGGAGCCGGGGCGGACGCGTAATGTTCAGGCCAATCTTTTCATCTCATACTCCCCATTTGCCGGGCATGTATTCGACGATGCGAGCAATCAAATTGCGCTCTTGTCCATGCTGCCCTGTCTACTTTTGTTGGGCATTCTTTTACTCACGTATTCCACCAGCTTCACGAGTAGACTCGACTTTCTTCGCCTCTACTCTCTTGGCTTAGCCGGGGGTGACCTAACACAGCCCTTCACCGAGCGGGGTAGCCGCGAGTTTAACGAAGTCGGCAAAGCCATGAACTTGGTGAGGCGAAATTTCAAAAAGTCGATTGCTAATGCCCAAGGTGCATCACGCGAGTTTGAAAACGCGGCAAGGCGCGTGGAAGAATCAAGCGGTAAAATCACTGAGGACGCGATCGAGCAGAGCCATGCGATTCGCCAAACGGTTTCTACAATTGAAGCCATGGCCAGCAGCTCCACCAGTGTGCAAAACCAAATCGGTGAAGCAACCCGGGCAGTCAACGACAGTACCGAGCGGCTTCAAGGTATTCGGCGCTCTATCGAGAATATTCTCGGCTCCATGCAGATGTTGAGTAAATCGGTGGACCAAACGCGGCGTCACCTGGAAGGTAACATCTCGATTCTTGGGGAAGTTGACCGCGCTGTTAACCAGCTCCAAGAGACAGCCACGGGTACTGTAACGGCCACGGCTGAGATCGCCGACAACATCCGTAACGTGGACTCCAATACGCAAACGGCACTTCGAATGTCTACGGAAGCAGCTACCAAGGCTGAATCCGGCGTGGAGGCCTTCAAAGAGTCTATGGCTGCTATCCAACGCATCCGTACCAACTCCGACGAATCGGCCAACTCCATTCGGTTCCTCTCTGAAAAGACAGAGTCTATCGAGCACATTCTTGATGTTATCGATGACATTTCAAACCGTACTCGACTCCTGAGTTTGAACGCTTCGATTATTGCCTCGCATGCCGGTGAAGCTGGCCGAGGCTTTATGATTGTAGCGGACGAAATCAAAGATCTCGCCTCTAGAACAGCCGGCAGTACCCGTGAAATCGCGAAGATCATCAACGAGGTTCGCGATGGATCCGAAGGTGCGATTGAGGTTGTTGAACGCGGGGTTCGCGCCGTTAACGAAGGCGTGAAGCGTGCTGAGTTTGCCGGTGAGGTCTTGAGCCAAATCGTGGCATCAACCAACCAAACAGGTAACCTCGTTGAACGGATTTCAAGCGCAATGAACCGCCAAGCTGCTGGTACCAAGCAGGTTAGCAACGCCATGCGTGAAGTTCACTCAGTTGTTGTTCGGGTTCGAGAAGTTGTGGGTACGCAGAAGAATGAAAGCCGCGACCTGGAAGCATCCATTCGTACGATGCGTATTCAGATGAGCCGCGCAACAGCGACAGCTAAGCAGCAGATGAGCGTTATCCAGGAAGCAATCAAAGCCATTAGCTTTATCTTCCAGCAGATTCAGTTGATTTCAAACTTCAACACAGACCAAGTTCGAAACCAGCAGAGCGTTTCTAAAGCTGTTGATAAGCTCAAGCACCTCTCAG
The sequence above is a segment of the Deltaproteobacteria bacterium genome. Coding sequences within it:
- a CDS encoding FAD-dependent oxidoreductase: MSEQIQVHRFDVVVVGAGPAGAHAAGSMARAGLEVALVDRKAKGHAGAQWLNGVAPWMMDKAGVPRPASTKGKERGPIFSMAVPGAERRVRIVDNPVLDVDMRELGTELADAFEAAPSAHPFWEHDVTGVN
- a CDS encoding CBS domain-containing protein, whose product is MPITRLSSEVERKSARVNRAEPSKVAGINDKRRVENGGGGGGGPGANVAGRRATRAYAAGRRGSSSRPVVLANQIMTSPIRSVSSVHTIASVRDFLRDAGLKHLPVVDEGGNLVGLLTDRDLLRGYRLDSPTKTPLPPTSPVGQLMQTGIITATDDTELRDIAQAMVNDGVRCIPILTGDTLVGIITATDVLKCVVATGTLDGWL